One genomic window of Arthrobacter sp. KBS0703 includes the following:
- a CDS encoding CxxxxCH/CxxCH domain-containing protein: MTPAACKNSRCHSTSSARNSGFRWSAGGRQTSTPKWTQRLMR; this comes from the coding sequence ATGACACCGGCAGCATGCAAAAACTCCAGGTGTCACTCGACGAGTTCAGCAAGGAATTCGGGATTCCGGTGGAGTGCTGGTGGCAGGCAGACATCGACGCCGAAGTGGACTCAGCGCCTGATGCGCTGA
- a CDS encoding competence protein CoiA produces MLDGSRVDATTYTGAAWSELQESEERKRLVMPLCGIRAVAKSRGASTQYFAHYRTAECKADHGGESPQHLAMKTALRDRINATERWHAIVEFPHPSREWTIDVLAESDDRKRRIAFEVQLSSQAPERYQHRSQRYFNDDVFPVWIVPRRLEYSRIEIPLVVTGFGKSSEVPEDPVALMDLAVTTDFRDEATLGALVDSLLRRGHGWQHGSPAVQIARLQREEERAARARDEEKRRREALEARIEEMNRNSAPPEAAFGTHTVHTEDGPFVWATLNQCWSCEHPMVLWNAESAKPGRTYSTAPALVVRREVGLKRYENHPDVHKVVNTWMRATRCDVEKASIQPRRSKQKAAEYSAFVCPECDALIGQMFISCVRTEKWSLISAPLLKKTESRQPTNLSAGKEDPRKGKPARQKPPAATPAPRAYYGRPTVPEELQTDRKKTFAELHSPEGVAEARRRFMGTL; encoded by the coding sequence ATGCTCGACGGGAGCCGGGTCGATGCCACCACGTACACAGGTGCGGCGTGGTCCGAGCTGCAGGAGTCCGAGGAGCGGAAACGGCTGGTCATGCCGCTGTGTGGCATCCGGGCGGTGGCCAAGAGCCGCGGCGCGTCCACACAGTACTTCGCCCATTACCGGACGGCCGAATGCAAAGCTGATCATGGTGGGGAGTCACCTCAGCACCTTGCAATGAAAACGGCGCTGCGGGACCGGATCAACGCGACCGAACGATGGCATGCCATCGTCGAATTCCCGCATCCTTCGCGGGAATGGACCATTGACGTCCTGGCGGAATCCGATGACAGGAAGCGTCGAATAGCCTTCGAGGTCCAGCTCTCTTCGCAGGCCCCCGAGAGATACCAGCACAGGAGCCAGCGCTACTTCAACGATGACGTGTTCCCCGTCTGGATCGTCCCCCGCCGCCTGGAGTACAGCCGGATTGAAATACCGTTGGTCGTGACGGGCTTTGGAAAGAGCTCGGAAGTCCCTGAGGACCCGGTGGCGTTGATGGACCTGGCTGTCACCACTGATTTCCGGGATGAGGCTACCCTCGGCGCCTTGGTGGACAGCCTGCTCCGACGCGGCCACGGATGGCAACATGGCAGCCCTGCCGTGCAGATCGCCAGGCTCCAACGAGAAGAAGAGCGTGCGGCCCGGGCACGGGACGAGGAAAAACGTCGCCGGGAAGCCCTCGAAGCCCGCATCGAGGAGATGAACAGGAACAGCGCGCCGCCCGAAGCAGCCTTTGGCACGCATACTGTTCACACCGAGGACGGCCCGTTCGTCTGGGCAACGCTCAACCAGTGCTGGAGCTGCGAGCACCCCATGGTGCTCTGGAACGCGGAGTCGGCCAAACCTGGCCGCACCTATTCAACAGCCCCGGCCCTAGTCGTCAGGCGCGAAGTGGGGCTGAAGCGGTACGAGAACCACCCGGACGTCCACAAGGTCGTCAATACATGGATGCGCGCCACCCGTTGCGATGTCGAGAAGGCCAGCATCCAGCCACGGCGCAGCAAGCAGAAGGCCGCCGAATACAGCGCGTTCGTCTGCCCCGAATGCGATGCGCTGATCGGCCAGATGTTCATCTCCTGCGTCAGGACCGAGAAGTGGTCCCTCATCAGCGCCCCGCTGCTGAAAAAGACCGAAAGCCGCCAGCCAACCAACTTATCCGCTGGCAAGGAAGATCCGCGAAAAGGTAAGCCGGCAAGGCAGAAGCCGCCCGCAGCCACGCCTGCACCAAGAGCGTACTACGGACGGCCAACCGTCCCAGAAGAGCTGCAGACCGACCGGAAGAAAACCTTCGCCGAGCTCCATTCACCGGAAGGGGTTGCCGAAGCCCGGCGCAGGTTCATGGGAACGCTCTAA